From one Gracilibacillus salinarum genomic stretch:
- a CDS encoding SMI1/KNR4 family protein has translation MWKHYIRSISDEYTFRPPATNREISQIREKLNVALPKKLLELFSETNGIFDSFDYPLIWLTSRIVEDNLFFRNFADYKDIYMPFDHFLFFAGDGSGDLFCYRILNGSILTEDIYVWNHEDDSRTWVASSLEKFVEGWITGEITT, from the coding sequence ATGTGGAAGCACTATATAAGATCAATATCAGACGAATACACCTTCCGACCTCCAGCAACAAACCGGGAAATTAGTCAAATTCGTGAAAAACTAAATGTAGCATTACCAAAAAAATTGCTGGAATTATTTAGCGAAACCAATGGAATTTTTGATAGCTTCGACTATCCATTAATATGGTTAACTTCACGAATTGTGGAGGATAATTTATTTTTTAGAAACTTTGCTGACTATAAAGATATTTATATGCCATTTGATCACTTCTTATTTTTTGCTGGTGACGGCAGTGGCGATTTATTTTGCTATAGAATATTGAATGGGAGTATTCTAACAGAGGATATTTATGTCTGGAATCATGAAGATGACAGTAGAACATGGGTTGCTTCGTCATTGGAGAAATTTGTAGAAGGTTGGATTACTGGGGAAATAACTACATAG
- a CDS encoding SDR family NAD(P)-dependent oxidoreductase: protein MTRQKVAVVTGAGSGLGQSVAVKLAEKGINVSVVDISEDGGQETVKMIEENGAKAIFVKADVSKAEDVKNYVDQTVKEFGTIDMFYNNAGISGPGTNFVENTIEQIDQVIDINMRGALYGIKYVLEVMLKNGGGAIVNTSSTAGLVGQETVGTYSATKHGIIGITKTIAAEYAAQGIRSNAVAPGATETPMVAHFMERNPDAAKNAIDPVPQKRLGQPKEVANTVAFLLSEDAAYINGAVVPIDGGFTAI, encoded by the coding sequence ATGACACGTCAAAAAGTTGCAGTTGTAACGGGTGCGGGAAGTGGACTAGGACAATCGGTAGCTGTTAAATTAGCAGAAAAAGGTATTAATGTCAGTGTGGTGGATATATCAGAAGATGGTGGCCAAGAAACGGTAAAAATGATCGAAGAAAATGGAGCCAAGGCTATATTTGTTAAGGCAGATGTTAGTAAGGCAGAAGATGTGAAAAATTATGTTGATCAAACAGTAAAAGAATTTGGTACGATCGATATGTTTTACAATAATGCAGGTATTTCCGGGCCTGGGACTAATTTTGTTGAAAATACAATTGAACAGATTGATCAAGTAATTGATATTAATATGCGTGGTGCATTATATGGTATTAAGTATGTATTAGAGGTTATGCTTAAGAATGGTGGAGGTGCTATTGTTAATACTTCTTCTACAGCCGGTCTTGTAGGTCAAGAAACAGTAGGAACTTATTCAGCGACAAAGCATGGTATCATAGGTATTACTAAAACAATTGCCGCTGAGTATGCTGCACAAGGAATTCGTTCTAATGCAGTAGCTCCAGGAGCAACGGAAACTCCTATGGTAGCACATTTTATGGAAAGAAATCCAGACGCAGCAAAAAACGCAATCGACCCAGTGCCTCAGAAACGTTTAGGTCAACCAAAAGAAGTTGCCAACACAGTCGCCTTCTTGCTAAGTGAAGATGCTGCATATATAAATGGCGCTGTTGTTCCAATTGATGGTGGCTTTACAGCTATTTAA
- a CDS encoding GNAT family N-acetyltransferase: MSNVHFKNIDDTNECKVRNIKLKSGQETFIETVDECLDEAKIHREWHPVAIYDADEIIGFAMYGSFGPNKDTWIDRIIIDKKYQGMGYGKISMRKLIDIVSEEYGVNVIYLSITEDNRIAYSLYESIGFEFMNERDPNNDELMFKYTVR; this comes from the coding sequence ATGAGCAACGTGCATTTTAAAAATATTGATGATACGAATGAATGCAAAGTTAGAAATATTAAATTAAAGAGTGGACAAGAAACATTTATCGAAACGGTAGATGAATGTTTAGATGAAGCGAAAATCCATCGTGAATGGCATCCAGTAGCTATATATGATGCTGATGAAATAATAGGATTTGCTATGTACGGTTCTTTTGGTCCTAATAAAGATACTTGGATTGATAGAATAATAATAGATAAAAAATATCAAGGTATGGGTTACGGAAAAATTTCGATGAGGAAGCTTATTGATATCGTTTCAGAAGAATATGGAGTAAACGTTATATACTTAAGTATCACTGAGGACAATAGAATTGCCTATAGCTTATATGAGAGTATAGGGTTCGAGTTCATGAATGAAAGGGATCCGAATAATGATGAACTTATGTTTAAGTACACAGTTAGATGA
- a CDS encoding MBL fold metallo-hydrolase, translating into MKIQQIRNATLMVEYAGKKFLIDPMLAEKGAYPPMPNPASSAPQGDQLFPLVSLPVGVNHIIQADAVIVTHLHPDHWDDAAKEILPKEIKLFTQNEEDANTIRNDGFGNVEVLQEDTIFEGIQLTKTKGEHGRGEILKLAGHVCGVVFKHSSEKTLYIAGDTVWYDGVEEEIDRHKPEIIIVNAGDNQFSQGGSLVMGKEDVYQVNQAAPQAKIIAVHMEAVNHWTLSRDELKRFMNEKGITSNVFVPDDGESYLY; encoded by the coding sequence ATGAAGATACAACAAATTCGAAATGCAACATTAATGGTTGAATACGCAGGGAAAAAGTTTTTAATTGATCCAATGCTAGCGGAAAAAGGCGCTTATCCGCCTATGCCAAATCCAGCTTCAAGCGCGCCACAAGGAGATCAATTATTTCCTTTAGTTAGCCTGCCGGTCGGTGTTAATCATATTATCCAGGCAGATGCCGTTATCGTAACACATCTTCACCCTGACCATTGGGATGATGCTGCTAAAGAAATATTGCCAAAAGAAATCAAGCTTTTCACCCAAAATGAAGAAGACGCAAACACCATTCGAAACGATGGTTTTGGAAATGTCGAGGTTTTACAAGAGGATACAATCTTCGAAGGTATTCAGTTAACGAAAACGAAAGGTGAACATGGAAGAGGCGAGATCCTAAAGCTAGCTGGACATGTGTGCGGCGTTGTCTTCAAACATTCATCAGAGAAAACTTTATATATCGCCGGTGATACGGTCTGGTATGATGGAGTCGAGGAAGAAATAGACAGACACAAACCAGAAATTATAATTGTTAATGCAGGCGATAATCAATTCAGTCAAGGCGGTTCTTTAGTTATGGGGAAAGAGGATGTATATCAGGTCAACCAAGCAGCTCCACAAGCTAAAATAATTGCTGTTCACATGGAGGCTGTCAACCATTGGACATTATCAAGGGATGAATTAAAGCGATTCATGAATGAAAAAGGTATTACTTCTAATGTGTTTGTTCCAGATGACGGAGAGTCTTACTTGTATTAA
- a CDS encoding Lrp/AsnC family transcriptional regulator, translating to MLDRTDFLIIDELSKNSRITMKELGEKVHLTGPAATARVEKLEDSGIIEGYSIQLNQVKMGYDIHAFLTIITQTINHQPYLAFLRTREQYVIHHYKISGDGCYLLECKFTSNEQMSHFLEDLNEYANYKLSIVIDEK from the coding sequence ATGTTAGACAGAACGGATTTTCTTATCATAGATGAATTATCCAAGAACAGCCGTATTACTATGAAGGAATTAGGTGAAAAAGTGCATTTGACTGGACCTGCTGCAACGGCAAGAGTAGAAAAATTAGAAGATAGTGGTATTATTGAAGGGTATAGTATTCAACTTAACCAAGTTAAAATGGGATATGATATCCATGCTTTTCTGACGATTATTACACAAACGATTAATCATCAGCCATATTTAGCGTTTCTAAGAACTCGTGAGCAATATGTAATCCATCACTATAAAATTAGTGGAGACGGTTGTTATCTTCTTGAATGCAAGTTCACATCCAATGAACAAATGAGTCACTTCTTAGAAGATTTAAATGAGTATGCAAACTACAAATTATCCATAGTGATTGATGAAAAATGA
- a CDS encoding DUF5694 domain-containing protein, whose amino-acid sequence MNSEESVEKLEKIYLSSVTITDDKGRKTGFDFLNKWMERELMIFNNVLDVSDSYDRILLIIGSDHLWMLRRLFEGKWLESYQPF is encoded by the coding sequence TTGAATAGCGAAGAATCTGTTGAAAAACTTGAGAAAATCTACTTATCTTCTGTTACGATAACGGATGACAAAGGCAGAAAAACAGGATTCGATTTTTTGAACAAATGGATGGAAAGAGAATTGATGATCTTTAATAATGTCTTGGATGTAAGCGATTCATATGATCGGATTTTACTCATTATTGGTAGTGATCATCTCTGGATGCTGAGGAGATTATTTGAAGGGAAATGGCTGGAGAGTTATCAACCCTTTTAA
- a CDS encoding anti-sigma factor: protein MTEKQMLRNSKFTLAFRFILTLIAVFFIYAFYMMVTNIVFDKSAIGKENMYYSSLALEWTVPNVRGDFEIKEEDLSAFGTKSLSYNVLKKVGTEDLVIGEAQITKRLSSSYSTITYKYPGQKKLSEFSFSLPEDPRSGGKLKANTSPNVWGTLEKLPEGTVGELAFSTTDFMKAEQLIQSLADYDLRVLWMPLYTGEFVNYDPYGWTGGSNLMMLSDVIGLTGGMDHDENYHQSLWITWLDEGSLEDSKQLMLKNMGDLLEKPESYYQDFLRLGHLEERYQYLEEEGFSVYGAVVTGPAKELLTLQEADFVQGEQLGEVELWNWEE from the coding sequence ATGACAGAAAAACAAATGCTAAGAAACTCAAAATTCACGCTTGCATTTCGGTTTATTCTGACATTAATAGCTGTGTTTTTTATTTATGCGTTTTATATGATGGTTACGAATATAGTATTTGATAAATCAGCGATTGGAAAAGAAAATATGTATTATTCCAGTCTTGCGCTTGAATGGACAGTACCCAATGTGCGAGGTGATTTTGAGATAAAGGAAGAAGACCTGTCAGCTTTCGGAACAAAAAGTTTGTCCTATAATGTATTGAAAAAGGTTGGGACAGAAGATCTTGTAATTGGTGAGGCGCAAATAACGAAACGACTGTCCAGCAGTTATTCAACCATTACTTATAAATATCCAGGTCAAAAGAAATTAAGTGAATTTTCCTTTTCGCTACCTGAAGACCCACGTTCAGGAGGAAAGTTAAAGGCTAATACTTCACCAAATGTGTGGGGAACATTGGAGAAGCTGCCTGAAGGAACAGTGGGCGAGTTAGCTTTTTCCACTACAGATTTTATGAAAGCTGAGCAGCTGATACAATCATTAGCTGATTATGATCTTCGCGTATTATGGATGCCTTTGTATACCGGGGAGTTCGTTAATTATGATCCCTATGGCTGGACTGGTGGAAGCAATTTAATGATGTTATCCGATGTAATTGGTTTAACAGGCGGTATGGATCATGATGAAAACTATCATCAGTCACTCTGGATTACCTGGTTAGATGAAGGTTCACTAGAGGATAGCAAGCAGCTGATGTTAAAGAACATGGGCGACCTTCTTGAAAAGCCTGAAAGTTATTATCAGGATTTCCTGCGTCTCGGCCATTTAGAGGAAAGATATCAATATCTTGAAGAAGAAGGTTTTTCTGTATATGGGGCTGTTGTAACAGGTCCTGCAAAAGAATTATTAACATTGCAGGAGGCTGACTTTGTTCAGGGTGAACAGCTAGGAGAAGTTGAGTTGTGGAATTGGGAGGAGTGA